In Pseudoalteromonas nigrifaciens, the sequence ATGGTATTGCTTATATCTGTTAATTTAAATTCGTTATATTTTAACGTTTTAAATAGGGTTTTTAGTGTTATTTGTGCGTTTAAAGCATCATCTAGCTGTGCCGTTAAGCGACCTTCGTATTGATCTACACTCAGTTGTGCAAAATCAACCTTTGCGGCTGTTAATCTACTTGTAGCATTACCACTTGGTTTTCCATCGACTATATTTATTAAATTAAATTGCCCTGAGGCGTTAACTTTATTAGCGCTAATTTTATTACTACTAGTACTGGCAATAAAATCGGGAAGTGAATTAAGCGCAACAGTATAATTACCTTTAAGTGTGTTATTTTTAAATTCTGCATTAAGCTCAATGTTTTTAATATCTGGCGTACTTATACTAACCGCTAACATGCTTTTAAAATCCGCCCAAAGGTTGGTAAAATTAAGCTCTGACTCCATTAGAGTTATTTCAAATTGATTATCTCCTTCGCTAATTATATTTAGCATTGGCAAAGTAAGGTGGTTATTAGTAATACTAATCACTTTAGGAAGTTTAATCTGCCAATTTAAAGGGGTTTGCTCAGCTATAAAATCAGCATAATCACTCGGCGGAACGAGTGAGCTACACGTAGGCGTTAAATTTAATTTATTGTTTAACAAACTCGAATCTAGCTCAACTAATTTACTATTTAAATTAAAACCAATAATTAACCTACCATTAGCCAATGCTTCAAGCCGGCACTGCTCCATAGCATATTCAAACTGTGCGTTTACATCGCCATTTAACTGCAGTTCAATACCATCAAAGCTAAATACTTGCTGAGTACTAAAGCTAATACCTGCAACGGCTGTATTTTCGGTATTTATAAGCTGCTTTAACAGAGAGTCATCAACAGAAAACTGCCCTGTTAGTTTATTATTAGCTAAAATTGCTTTAGCGTTTATATCGCCTGTTATATTAAATTGATTTAAAATCGGCTCTGCTAAATTTATTTTTAGTGGCTTGTTAAAGTCATTACTCTTTATTACCAGCTGTTTTATAGCAATTAATGGACGTTTTTCTGGCAGCGCGAGAGCAAGTTTTTTTGCCGCGGAGCTACTTTGATTACTTTTGGGAAGTGGATTTATACTTAATACTGCATGCTCAACAATCACTTGCTTTGTATTTACAGTAATATCGATTAGCTCTAATTGTTGATTTTGATAAGTTAAGCATACTTTGTCGGCATGAACATTTAATTGAGCTGTAACCGAAAAATCTAAGCAACTGAGTGTAATACCCGCTTTTTCTAATTGCGGTGTTATAGCCCACTGGACTAATGGCAAACGAAATATATAACCAAGCAAAATTATGCTTAGTAATAAACTGCTAATAATTAAACTCACACGCTTAAACATATTATCCTTAATATTAGTGCTAGGTTCTAGGTTCTAGGTTCTAGGTTCTAGGTTCTAGGTTCTAGGTAATCATAAACAAAAAAGGCTGCACAAGGCAGCCTTTTTATTATACTCAACTTAAATGAACCTAAATTGAGCAGTTAGGTTATTAACCTACATTTTTACGCGCGTTGCGGAACATACGCATCCACGGGCTATCTTCTCGCCACTCATCTGGGTGCCAAGAGTTAGCAACAGCACGGAATACACGCTCAGGATGCGGCATCATTACTGTTGCACGTCCATCGGTAGAGGTAATACCTGTAATCCCTTCTGGCGAGCCATTTGGGTTTGCTGGGTATTGCGTTGTAGGATTACCGTAGTTATCTACAAACTTAACCGCTACAGTACCCGAGTCTAATGCTGCTTTAACTGCGTTATCGTTTGCAAATTCAGCATGACCTTCACCGTGCGATACTGCAATTGGCATACGCGAACCAGCCATACCATTAAAGAATACCGATGGATTTTCTTGTATTTCTACTAAGCTAAAACGTGCTTCAAAACGCTCTGATTTATTCGTTACAAAACGTGGCCAATGCTCAGTACCTGGGATCAACTCTTTTAAAGTAGATAACATTTGGCAACCGTTACACACACCTAAACTAAAGGTATCTTCACGGTGGAAAAAGCTTTGGAACTGTTCACGCGCCATGTCGTTAAACAATATCGACTTAGCCCAACCTTCGCCTGCACCTAATACGTCACCGTAAGAGAAACCACCACATGCCACTAAGCCTTTAAACTGCTCAAGCGATAAACGCCCTTCTAGAATATCACTCATGTGTACATCAATGGCAGCAAAACCAGCACGATTAAATGCGGCAGCCATTTCTAGATGAGAGTTTACTCCTTGCTCACGTAAAATAGCCATTGGTGGTTTAGCGCCCGTTGCAATATACGGTGCTGCTATATCTTCGTTTAAGTCAAAGTTTAACTTAACGTTTAAGCCAGGATCTTTAACATCAAATTTGGCATCAAACTCTTGCTTAGCGCACTCAGGGTTATCGCGACGCGCCTGCATTTGATACGTTGTTTCTGCCCACATAGTACGCAGCTCTGTACGCGTGTTACTCAGCACGGTATTTTTACCACGGTTAAATACAATCGCATCGTCGCTATTAAGCGTGCCTATAATATGGCTGATTGTCGCTAAGCCATGATCTTTAAGTACCGCATTAACTGCATCTAAATCACTATTAGCCACTTGAATAACAGCGCCAAGCTCTTCGTTGTAAAGCGCTTCAATGTCGTTGCCTGTTAAGCCATTAATATCAACAGTTACACCTGTGTGACCAGCAAATGCCATTTCGGCAACTGTGGTAAATAAACCACCGTCTGAACGGTCATGATAAGCAAGTAACTTACTATCAGCTACCAATACTTGCATGGCGTTATAAAAGCCTTTTAATAACTCTGGGCTATCAACATCAGGCGTTATATCACCTAATTGCTTATAAACCTGCGCTAAGCTTGATGCGCCCATGCGGTTTTTACCCGCACCTAAGTCAACTAAAATAAGTGATGTTTCGCCTTTGTCGGTACGTAGCTGCGGTGTCACTGTTTTACGTACATCGTCAACACGGCCAAAGGCAGTGATAATTAACGATAGCGGTGATGTTACTGATTTCTCTTGTGAATCACCTTCATCTTTCCATGTCGTTTTCATCGACATAGAATCTTTACCTACTGGAATTGTTAAACCAAGCGCTGGGCAAAGTTCTTCACCTATGGCTTTTACTGCTTCATATAAACCAGCATCTTCACCAGGGTGACCCGCTGCTGCCATCCAGTTAGCCGAAAGCTTAATATTTTCAAGGCTACCAATATTTGCACAGGCAATATTTGTTAACGACTCTGCCACAGCTAAACGCGCCGATGCAGCGTAATTTAATAGCGCTGCAGGAGTGCGCTCGCCCAACGACATAGCTTCACCATGGTAAGTATCGTATGTAGCAGCAGTTACAGCACAGTTAGCCACAGGTACTTGCCAAGGGCCAACCATTTGGTCGCGCGCTACTAAGCCTGTTACCGAGCGATCGCCAATTGTAATAAGGAAGGTTTTTTCTGCAATGGTTGGTAAGCGCAATAAACGCTGCGCCGCATCTGCTACATTAATATTTGTAACATCAAGTGCTTTACCTACAACCTGCTTTGAGGTTACATCGCGATGCATTTTAGGTGCTTTACCTAATAATACGTCTAGTGGTAAATCAACAGGGTTATTATCAAAGTGGCTATCGGCAACCGTTAGGTGTGGCTCAGCAGTCGCTTCGCCTATTACCGCGTACTGTGCTCGTTCGCGCTTACAAATAGCTTCAAAACGGTCAAAATCTTCAACACCTACGGCAAGTACATAACGCTCTTGCGATTCGTTACACCAAATTTCGTGTGGTGCCATACCTGGCTCATCATTTGGAATATCGCGTAGTTGAAACTTACCACCACGGCCACCGTCATTTACTAGTTCAGGAAATGCGTTTGATAAACCACCGGCGCCCACATCGTGAATAAACGCAATTGGGTTTTCATCACCTAGCTGCCAACATTTGTCGATAACTTCTTGGCAACGACGTTCCATTTCTGGGTTTTCGCGTTGTACTGAAGCAAAATCTAAATCTTCATTTGATTGCCCAGACGCCATGCTTGATGCTGCACCGCCGCCTAAACCTATGTTCATTGCTGGGCCACCTAAAGCAATGAGCTTAGCACCAACAGGAATTTCACCTTTTTGTACATGGTCTGTGCGAATATTACCTAAACCACCGGCAAGCATAATTGGTTTGTGGTAACCACGTACCTCAAGGCCATTATGGCT encodes:
- a CDS encoding YdbH domain-containing protein codes for the protein MFKRVSLIISSLLLSIILLGYIFRLPLVQWAITPQLEKAGITLSCLDFSVTAQLNVHADKVCLTYQNQQLELIDITVNTKQVIVEHAVLSINPLPKSNQSSSAAKKLALALPEKRPLIAIKQLVIKSNDFNKPLKINLAEPILNQFNITGDINAKAILANNKLTGQFSVDDSLLKQLINTENTAVAGISFSTQQVFSFDGIELQLNGDVNAQFEYAMEQCRLEALANGRLIIGFNLNSKLVELDSSLLNNKLNLTPTCSSLVPPSDYADFIAEQTPLNWQIKLPKVISITNNHLTLPMLNIISEGDNQFEITLMESELNFTNLWADFKSMLAVSISTPDIKNIELNAEFKNNTLKGNYTVALNSLPDFIASTSSNKISANKVNASGQFNLINIVDGKPSGNATSRLTAAKVDFAQLSVDQYEGRLTAQLDDALNAQITLKTLFKTLKYNEFKLTDISNTITAKANLTHGELFADLSANTVINKFNSPVIKLNNIKVASTGLQSRALKASHHVFVNDIELAVNHHISAVEHPFEIVVPTQSIVLLNTFIHQFEPLAQLTQGTFNGRISGDVNLQHASFAMELNNVSALYNDYLASDLSSQFVGEYNSGQLNVKPTTFNLNELRAGVVIKNIKGNWQVKNNNARIFDIAGALFDGEFSLDKYSLNDLQQVANVKFKNIDGSKLITLDEQSGITLSGRFAGTLPVHFNNTGIEVVNGSLSNQGTGKLMITNNAAFDSVMQQQQELQPVLGLLKNLDIQKLNSSVALKSDGWLKLGVNLQGYNKQAEQQVNFNYNHEENIFTLLRALRLSDEITQKVEQQYSQKGN
- the purL gene encoding phosphoribosylformylglycinamidine synthase, which gives rise to MLILRGAPALSEFRVNKILARCQQSQLPVTNVYAEYAHFADLTSPLSSAEQTKLEKLLTYGPTIAEHTPAGKLVLVTPRPGTISPWASKATDIAHNCGLKQVHRVERGIAYYVEGELNAEQLLQVTALLHDRMTEATHSQFEDAAQLFRSDAPRQMSSVDILSGGREALAIANVEQGFALADDEIDYLVENFIKLGRNPNDIELFMFAQANSEHCRHKIFNADWTIDGEEQPKSLFKMIKNTFEKNPENVLSAYKDNAAVMKGSKAGRFFPNAQGEYAYHQEDIEILMKVETHNHPTAIAPFSGAATGSGGEIRDEGATGRGSKPKAGLVGFTVSNLRIPGYEQPWESDFGKPGRIVTALDIMTEGPLGGAAFNNEFGRPNLLGYFRTYEEQVTSHNGLEVRGYHKPIMLAGGLGNIRTDHVQKGEIPVGAKLIALGGPAMNIGLGGGAASSMASGQSNEDLDFASVQRENPEMERRCQEVIDKCWQLGDENPIAFIHDVGAGGLSNAFPELVNDGGRGGKFQLRDIPNDEPGMAPHEIWCNESQERYVLAVGVEDFDRFEAICKRERAQYAVIGEATAEPHLTVADSHFDNNPVDLPLDVLLGKAPKMHRDVTSKQVVGKALDVTNINVADAAQRLLRLPTIAEKTFLITIGDRSVTGLVARDQMVGPWQVPVANCAVTAATYDTYHGEAMSLGERTPAALLNYAASARLAVAESLTNIACANIGSLENIKLSANWMAAAGHPGEDAGLYEAVKAIGEELCPALGLTIPVGKDSMSMKTTWKDEGDSQEKSVTSPLSLIITAFGRVDDVRKTVTPQLRTDKGETSLILVDLGAGKNRMGASSLAQVYKQLGDITPDVDSPELLKGFYNAMQVLVADSKLLAYHDRSDGGLFTTVAEMAFAGHTGVTVDINGLTGNDIEALYNEELGAVIQVANSDLDAVNAVLKDHGLATISHIIGTLNSDDAIVFNRGKNTVLSNTRTELRTMWAETTYQMQARRDNPECAKQEFDAKFDVKDPGLNVKLNFDLNEDIAAPYIATGAKPPMAILREQGVNSHLEMAAAFNRAGFAAIDVHMSDILEGRLSLEQFKGLVACGGFSYGDVLGAGEGWAKSILFNDMAREQFQSFFHREDTFSLGVCNGCQMLSTLKELIPGTEHWPRFVTNKSERFEARFSLVEIQENPSVFFNGMAGSRMPIAVSHGEGHAEFANDNAVKAALDSGTVAVKFVDNYGNPTTQYPANPNGSPEGITGITSTDGRATVMMPHPERVFRAVANSWHPDEWREDSPWMRMFRNARKNVG